In Sphingobacterium sp. SRCM116780, the genomic stretch TTATATTTTAATTAGAAATAATAATATGAAAATTTACTTACTTGAAGATGAGCACAATATATATCTGTATATAAAATCATTATTGGATGAAATTCCCTATGTACAAGTTGTAGGACATAGTCCAACGATTGCAGAGGCTGAGCGAGAATTAATAGTTGCCAAACCAGATCTAATCTTGGCGGATATCCAACTTAAAGATGGTTCTAGTTTATCCCTTCTTTCTAAACTTGAACTGGATGTTAGTATTATTTTTATTACAGCCTTTAATCAATATGCTATTGAAGCCCTTAATATTGGTGCCATTGGTTATTTATTGAAACCCTTGGTTGCCAATACATTTATGGAAACGATTGAAAAGTGTTACAGAAAAAATACAGAGTTTAGGTTTAATAGTATGCAGTTGAATATGGCGGAAAACTATTTAAAATCACCAGCGAAACCAAAACG encodes the following:
- a CDS encoding LytR/AlgR family response regulator transcription factor; translation: MKIYLLEDEHNIYLYIKSLLDEIPYVQVVGHSPTIAEAERELIVAKPDLILADIQLKDGSSLSLLSKLELDVSIIFITAFNQYAIEALNIGAIGYLLKPLVANTFMETIEKCYRKNTEFRFNSMQLNMAENYLKSPAKPKRIALRTFEYTQILNVEDILYCHGDKGYTTFYTKDTNPMMVSKVLKHFEAMLPDSDFIRCHQSYLINVNYIKKYYKDGQLEMTDGKLIPVSSRKKEVILQFLNEFN